A portion of the Marinobacter alexandrii genome contains these proteins:
- a CDS encoding arylamine N-acetyltransferase, with product MKKLNFFQNKPKALKIDVHSYLNRIGLKREEPALKYLKKLQKAHLLTIPFENLDIHYGSKIVLDYQKIFEKIVLQKRGGFCHELNGLFYHLLYHLGFDCYIISAKFWKEDKNQFGKPFEHMVIIVDINDEKWLVDVGFGDGPISPIKVKKGDIQMDYTRYWKIDTDPDENFILKVSDNATQFFSRILFTTEEKQLIQFMEICEFQQTSIESPFTKKKIITILTPTGRVTLTDRKLKISNLAEIDEIEIMHEDEFLSKLQHHFGITYRQLIPKRV from the coding sequence TTGAAGAAGCTTAATTTTTTTCAAAATAAACCAAAAGCTTTAAAGATTGATGTTCATTCATATTTAAATAGAATTGGTCTAAAACGAGAAGAGCCTGCGCTTAAGTATCTAAAAAAACTTCAAAAGGCACATCTTTTAACTATTCCGTTCGAAAACTTAGATATTCATTACGGAAGTAAAATCGTACTAGATTATCAGAAAATATTCGAAAAAATCGTACTTCAAAAAAGAGGTGGGTTTTGCCATGAATTAAATGGGCTCTTTTATCATTTGCTATATCACCTTGGCTTTGATTGCTATATCATTTCTGCAAAATTTTGGAAAGAGGATAAAAACCAGTTCGGAAAACCCTTCGAACATATGGTAATCATTGTTGATATTAATGATGAAAAATGGTTAGTAGACGTTGGCTTTGGTGATGGTCCTATATCTCCTATAAAAGTAAAAAAGGGGGATATTCAGATGGATTATACACGGTATTGGAAAATTGACACTGATCCGGATGAAAACTTTATTTTAAAGGTATCCGACAATGCAACTCAATTTTTCTCACGAATACTTTTTACAACTGAAGAAAAGCAGTTAATTCAGTTTATGGAAATCTGCGAGTTTCAGCAAACATCTATCGAATCTCCCTTCACTAAAAAAAAGATTATCACTATTCTTACACCAACAGGAAGAGTGACATTGACTGATAGAAAATTGAAGATTTCAAATCTCGCAGAGATTGATGAAATAGAAATAATGCATGAAGATGAATTTTTATCAAAGCTCCAACATCATTTTGGCATTACTTACCGGCAGCTAATCCCAAAAAGAGTATAA
- the prfA gene encoding peptide chain release factor 1, with product MIDKLEEIKHRFEEVGQLIVQPDIVTDMEKYGKLNKEYKDLEKIVVKYKEFTEATSNLDNAKEVLGTEKDPEFREMAKAEIDELQPQIESLEEELKFMLIPKDPNDSKNVILEIRAGTGGDEASIFAGDLFRLYKSYAEGQKWNFSVLDFNNGSSGGYKEIVASVEGEDVYAKLKFESGVHRVQRVPATESQGRVHTSAATVAVLPEAEEVDVELNMGDIRKDTFRASGAGGQHINKTESAVRLTHAPSGLVVECQDGRSQHANYDKALKVLRSRLYEIELKKHNAEISSQRKSMVGSGDRSDKIRTYNYPQGRVTDHRIGLSVFNLPNVMNGDIEEFVEQLRIAENAEIMKEAVE from the coding sequence ATGATTGATAAACTGGAGGAAATAAAACATCGGTTTGAAGAAGTAGGTCAGTTGATCGTGCAACCAGATATCGTTACAGATATGGAGAAGTACGGAAAGCTGAATAAAGAATATAAGGATCTGGAAAAAATTGTAGTTAAGTATAAAGAGTTTACAGAAGCTACAAGCAACTTGGACAATGCAAAAGAGGTTTTAGGCACAGAGAAAGATCCTGAATTTCGTGAAATGGCTAAAGCGGAGATCGATGAACTTCAGCCACAGATAGAGTCCCTAGAGGAGGAACTTAAATTCATGCTGATCCCGAAAGATCCTAATGACAGCAAAAATGTGATTTTGGAAATTCGTGCAGGAACTGGCGGTGATGAAGCTTCCATATTTGCAGGAGATCTTTTCAGACTTTATAAGTCTTATGCAGAAGGTCAAAAATGGAATTTTTCTGTGCTTGATTTTAACAATGGAAGCTCGGGGGGCTATAAAGAGATCGTAGCTTCAGTTGAAGGAGAAGATGTCTATGCAAAACTTAAATTCGAATCGGGAGTTCATCGTGTGCAGCGAGTACCTGCTACAGAATCTCAAGGACGAGTACACACATCAGCGGCGACTGTAGCGGTACTACCGGAGGCTGAGGAAGTTGATGTAGAATTAAATATGGGAGACATCAGAAAAGATACTTTTAGAGCATCTGGAGCTGGTGGTCAGCATATCAATAAAACGGAATCTGCCGTGAGGCTAACCCATGCTCCCTCAGGCTTAGTTGTTGAGTGTCAAGATGGACGCTCGCAGCACGCCAACTATGATAAAGCGCTAAAAGTACTCCGATCAAGACTTTACGAGATTGAACTGAAAAAACATAATGCGGAAATAAGCAGTCAACGTAAAAGCATGGTCGGTTCTGGGGACAGATCAGATAAAATAAGAACATATAATTATCCTCAAGGACGTGTCACAGATCATAGGATAGGTCTTTCGGTTTTTAATCTCCCTAATGTTATGAATGGAGATATTGAAGAGTTTGTAGAGCAGCTAAGGATCGCAGAAAATGCTGAGATCATGAAAGAAGCTGTAGAATAA
- a CDS encoding SDR family oxidoreductase — MYINLSGLNILVTGASRGIGKALATKLAEAGATIAVHYNKNVREAENLAHILGNESKAFQADFSKPDEAAKLFERVSLEMGSVEIVINNAGIAKPASIDAKDDDWMVAWNETMMVNLNSAAIICKKAVQHFVSRKAAGRIINIASRAAFRGEEAEYISYAASKAGLVSLTRSIARSYGKEGVKAFVIAPGFVRTDMSQEFMQQYGEDHTKGDLALERLTEPKDIAPLVTFIASGMADHATGATFDVNAGSYLH; from the coding sequence ATGTATATCAACCTTTCAGGTCTTAACATTCTGGTTACGGGAGCGAGTCGAGGAATTGGAAAAGCACTTGCAACTAAGCTGGCAGAAGCGGGGGCCACTATTGCTGTTCATTATAATAAAAATGTACGTGAAGCAGAAAACTTGGCACATATCCTAGGAAACGAATCCAAGGCTTTTCAAGCGGACTTTTCAAAACCGGATGAAGCAGCAAAACTATTTGAACGGGTAAGTCTAGAAATGGGTAGCGTCGAAATAGTGATAAATAACGCTGGAATTGCTAAACCAGCAAGTATTGATGCTAAGGATGACGACTGGATGGTAGCATGGAATGAGACAATGATGGTGAACTTAAATTCAGCAGCGATCATTTGTAAGAAAGCGGTTCAACACTTTGTTAGCAGAAAAGCGGCAGGTAGGATTATTAATATTGCTTCAAGGGCTGCTTTTAGGGGTGAAGAGGCCGAATATATCTCATACGCAGCATCAAAGGCAGGATTGGTTTCGCTCACACGCTCAATTGCCAGATCCTATGGAAAGGAGGGTGTAAAAGCCTTTGTTATTGCTCCCGGCTTTGTAAGGACGGACATGTCTCAGGAATTCATGCAGCAATATGGGGAAGATCACACGAAAGGAGATTTAGCTCTGGAGCGTCTAACAGAGCCAAAAGATATTGCACCGCTTGTTACTTTTATCGCAAGTGGAATGGCGGACCATGCTACGGGAGCGACTTTTGATGTCAATGCCGGAAGCTATTTACATTAA
- a CDS encoding tetratricopeptide repeat protein yields MKKAILTLTFLFFIFQSFGQADSLITSLGNQSGEERVGTLHNIVISLWLNYPARAMEYGGEALSLSEEMGDSLLISKSLRFIAGVYYYKGDYDESLDYNQKALSIAISLADTSLINNGYNNIGLLYYNLGDYQTAFEYLLKGKALKEKIGETYGLATVINNIGLVFDRVKDYEEARSYFEEAFELAIEIQDLDSKLYAINNIGTTYLKENKLDSALIYFREGLKLADEIKNFNWGSVSMRGVGETLMLKGVGDSVQYFFQKSLNTSQSIDDKKGMAEAYFLMSKNALRKGTIDNAIYYLDNSDEWTRKIRLRQQLLDNLNLYSDIYAAKKDEEKEHEYLRKYIKLKDSLFQEVVSRNLHFIPLKLKEEEDRFTMASQQVEIKNQEIANRLFTFIIIVTIPLLVVMIILLRKNHKKNEKLQQNNEELRKTQKLLVTSEKMASLGVLAAGVGHEINNPLNFIKNGIEALAQKIQKDKSIDDEELKTYFKIINEGVDRATNIVKSLSHFSRKAAPDVVEHCNIHEIIENCLLILHSKIRNRVRIITDFTKEGVDLRGNEGRLHQAMINIIANAEQAIDEEGSIQITTKRLNKHVEICIEDDGEGIPEENLIKISDPFFTTKAPGEGTGLGLFITFSIIEEHNGHIDVKSNIDEGTKFIITLPL; encoded by the coding sequence GTGAAAAAGGCTATCCTGACACTTACGTTTCTGTTTTTTATTTTCCAATCATTTGGTCAGGCAGATAGCTTGATTACTTCATTGGGTAATCAATCAGGAGAAGAGCGTGTTGGGACTTTACATAATATTGTCATAAGCCTATGGCTCAATTACCCGGCTCGAGCAATGGAGTATGGTGGCGAAGCACTTTCACTATCAGAAGAAATGGGTGATTCATTGTTGATTTCTAAATCACTAAGATTTATTGCTGGGGTTTATTACTATAAAGGGGATTATGATGAATCTTTAGATTATAATCAGAAGGCTTTAAGCATTGCTATTTCACTAGCAGATACTTCGCTTATCAATAATGGTTATAACAACATTGGCTTACTCTACTATAACCTTGGAGACTACCAAACCGCCTTTGAATACCTCCTAAAAGGGAAAGCCTTGAAGGAAAAAATTGGAGAAACATATGGATTAGCCACGGTCATAAATAATATTGGGTTGGTGTTTGATCGAGTAAAGGATTATGAAGAGGCGAGAAGTTATTTTGAAGAGGCATTTGAGTTAGCGATAGAAATCCAAGATTTGGATAGTAAGCTTTATGCTATCAATAATATTGGAACGACTTATTTGAAAGAAAATAAATTGGATTCTGCTTTAATATATTTCCGAGAAGGACTGAAGTTAGCTGATGAGATTAAAAACTTTAATTGGGGTTCAGTTTCGATGAGAGGTGTTGGAGAAACGCTCATGCTTAAAGGGGTGGGTGACTCAGTTCAATACTTTTTTCAAAAGTCACTTAATACTAGTCAGTCCATCGATGACAAAAAGGGGATGGCAGAAGCGTATTTTCTAATGTCAAAAAACGCCTTAAGAAAGGGCACTATTGATAATGCAATTTACTATTTGGATAATTCTGATGAATGGACTCGAAAAATACGATTGAGACAGCAACTACTTGACAACCTCAATCTATATTCAGACATTTATGCCGCGAAAAAAGATGAAGAAAAAGAACACGAATACCTACGCAAGTACATAAAACTGAAAGATTCTCTTTTTCAAGAGGTTGTTTCTCGGAATCTACACTTTATTCCTCTGAAGTTGAAAGAGGAAGAAGATCGGTTTACGATGGCTTCTCAACAGGTAGAAATCAAAAATCAGGAGATTGCGAATCGGCTTTTTACTTTTATCATCATTGTGACTATCCCACTTTTGGTGGTGATGATTATTTTGTTGAGAAAAAATCATAAAAAAAATGAGAAGCTTCAGCAAAACAATGAGGAGCTTAGAAAGACACAGAAACTCTTAGTTACGTCAGAAAAAATGGCTTCTTTGGGAGTTTTAGCAGCAGGTGTAGGCCATGAGATTAACAACCCGCTCAATTTTATTAAAAACGGAATTGAAGCACTAGCCCAGAAAATTCAAAAGGATAAATCTATTGATGATGAAGAATTAAAAACGTATTTCAAGATCATCAATGAAGGTGTGGATAGAGCCACCAATATTGTAAAAAGCCTGAGTCACTTCAGCAGAAAGGCAGCTCCGGATGTGGTAGAGCACTGCAATATTCACGAGATTATTGAAAACTGCCTACTTATCCTTCACAGCAAGATCAGAAACAGAGTAAGAATCATCACAGACTTCACAAAGGAAGGCGTTGATTTGAGAGGCAATGAAGGGAGGCTGCATCAAGCAATGATCAACATCATCGCTAATGCAGAACAGGCAATTGATGAAGAAGGCTCAATTCAAATCACAACAAAGCGCTTAAATAAACATGTAGAAATATGCATTGAGGATGATGGCGAAGGGATTCCGGAAGAAAATTTAATAAAAATTAGCGATCCTTTTTTTACAACGAAGGCCCCTGGAGAGGGCACGGGACTTGGTCTATTTATTACATTTTCCATTATTGAAGAACACAATGGTCATATCGACGTAAAATCAAACATTGATGAGGGAACTAAGTTTATTATAACCTTACCTTTATAA
- a CDS encoding Rieske 2Fe-2S domain-containing protein: protein MKFLLFESEDKAKQVLEEGKPRQVLVKNMEICIVRKNDQLFAFQNLCTHMGASLNQGNINHLNEIVCPLHTYRFNMTTGEESESRCNPLKIYPIIQSNDGVYIDVD, encoded by the coding sequence ATGAAGTTTCTACTTTTTGAATCGGAAGATAAAGCAAAACAGGTATTAGAAGAAGGTAAGCCAAGACAAGTCCTTGTTAAGAATATGGAAATTTGTATCGTAAGGAAGAATGACCAGCTCTTTGCCTTTCAGAATTTGTGTACACACATGGGCGCTTCTCTGAACCAAGGAAACATTAACCACTTAAATGAAATTGTCTGCCCTCTTCATACATATAGATTCAATATGACTACAGGGGAAGAATCAGAAAGTAGATGCAATCCACTAAAAATCTACCCTATCATTCAGTCAAACGACGGAGTGTATATTGATGTTGATTAA
- a CDS encoding T9SS type A sorting domain-containing protein — MKKLLISATALSIIAFLIVLDKGKSQEEIYLKNIAELGITKLDGPEKSTFRDVLMTMNPKTGEIPVENVRQTIRNRRGRIAEERDFQWEQINTEIAGRSRAIMIDPNDLKKLWLGAVTGGLWYNPDFRNNAKWVPVSDDWETLSISSITYDPNNSNIFYVGTGESFTSVNIYRESTSSGVGIYKTTDGGATWSLLPSTSAFQYVNDIVVRDEDGTSVIYAGVASGLYQGNVFGSSPSDGLYRSEDGGNSWTQVLPNINGSSVPYTVSDIELTPTGDLYVGTMRNLEVKGGGMMLFSSNGTDWEVEDRYATSIEQEGVDLELDVIPGRVRFASSGSMVYAVGTAGLLNDFDQIRDFGFFTRIMLKDGSGEWQDLAGPSSSWASIPWHALAMGVDPNDDNRLVVGGLNVHALSNAREAGSLSWVGLSDWSSMYYFSDYLIPFFGLQDIDSVKNHFVHADVHSLVFAGSSNELIASTDGGVQYTSDLSKGFVTLEGERLDSYPTFGHINNSLATTQYYTIALHPNLGNSEVLAGSQDNSTHTSETGAITYGSMIGGGDGAYCFFDSDDSDLRITSSQVGNYNFFVGDDAYFYGVGGGTFINPADYDDRSNLIYSNLAVDGGFEALSTGLKGRYLDSLAILNVNPFLNKDDLGLDTLTYVKLGTNSTTSFSAVKVSPHDTELDATVVLGNQLGDVFFVKGLPYSPSSTKIDNDQLPVGYISSIDIGETNEELVVSFSNYGVTSVWYTSDGGETWKNIERNLPDIPVRDAKFNPLNRDKVIIATEIGIWGLESIEDEEEQWQAYNDGLPNVRVDMFQLRASDKTIALATHGRGVFLGKFDQGEDVLGIDNKLDERITVYPNPTSDEVTFSSQVSQVEIFSINGQKLYSIEVVDNRLSLSSLNQGVYFLKTVTKQGKKETIKIVKK, encoded by the coding sequence ATGAAGAAGCTTCTCATTTCAGCAACAGCATTATCGATCATTGCTTTCTTGATTGTTCTGGACAAGGGAAAAAGTCAAGAAGAGATCTACCTAAAAAACATTGCAGAATTAGGCATCACAAAACTGGATGGTCCCGAAAAATCCACTTTTAGAGATGTTTTGATGACCATGAATCCCAAAACTGGAGAAATCCCGGTTGAAAATGTAAGGCAAACGATTAGAAATCGCAGAGGAAGAATAGCTGAAGAAAGAGATTTTCAATGGGAACAAATAAATACCGAAATAGCAGGAAGGTCGCGGGCGATCATGATAGATCCGAATGATTTAAAAAAACTTTGGCTTGGGGCTGTTACAGGGGGATTATGGTACAACCCTGATTTTAGAAATAATGCAAAGTGGGTTCCTGTTTCTGATGATTGGGAAACTCTTTCGATTTCAAGCATTACATATGACCCTAACAATTCGAATATCTTCTATGTTGGAACAGGAGAATCTTTCACCTCAGTAAATATCTATAGAGAATCCACATCATCTGGGGTTGGTATCTACAAAACAACAGATGGAGGAGCAACATGGTCATTGCTTCCTTCTACGTCAGCATTTCAATACGTAAATGATATTGTTGTTAGAGATGAGGATGGAACAAGCGTTATTTATGCAGGAGTTGCCTCAGGCCTGTATCAAGGAAATGTATTCGGATCCTCACCTTCTGATGGGCTCTACAGATCGGAAGATGGTGGAAATTCTTGGACACAGGTTCTTCCCAACATTAATGGATCTTCCGTGCCTTATACTGTGAGTGATATCGAGTTAACCCCTACTGGCGATCTATATGTCGGAACCATGCGAAACCTGGAAGTTAAAGGAGGAGGAATGATGTTATTCTCTTCGAATGGAACAGACTGGGAAGTTGAAGATAGGTATGCCACAAGCATTGAACAAGAAGGCGTAGACTTAGAACTTGATGTCATTCCAGGAAGAGTTCGCTTTGCCTCATCAGGATCAATGGTATATGCTGTAGGGACGGCTGGACTTCTGAATGATTTTGATCAAATAAGAGACTTTGGATTCTTTACAAGAATTATGCTTAAAGATGGATCAGGAGAATGGCAAGATTTAGCAGGGCCATCTTCAAGCTGGGCCTCCATCCCTTGGCACGCTCTGGCAATGGGAGTAGATCCAAATGATGACAATCGTCTTGTAGTTGGAGGGTTGAATGTACACGCACTTTCGAACGCACGAGAAGCAGGGTCTTTAAGTTGGGTTGGACTAAGTGACTGGTCCTCTATGTATTATTTCTCAGATTACTTGATACCTTTTTTCGGTTTGCAGGATATTGACAGTGTTAAAAATCACTTTGTACATGCGGACGTTCATTCACTTGTTTTTGCGGGATCTTCCAATGAATTGATTGCTTCTACTGATGGAGGCGTTCAATATACAAGTGATCTAAGCAAAGGCTTTGTAACGCTTGAGGGAGAAAGGCTCGATTCATATCCCACATTTGGACATATCAATAACTCACTGGCTACCACACAATATTATACGATAGCTCTACATCCTAATTTGGGTAATAGTGAGGTGTTGGCAGGGTCTCAGGATAATAGTACTCATACATCCGAGACAGGAGCAATTACCTATGGTAGCATGATTGGAGGAGGAGATGGAGCATACTGCTTTTTTGACTCTGACGATTCTGACTTAAGAATTACCTCATCCCAAGTAGGCAACTATAATTTCTTCGTAGGAGATGATGCCTATTTCTATGGTGTAGGTGGTGGTACATTTATTAACCCCGCTGATTACGATGATCGGTCGAATCTAATTTATTCAAACCTAGCTGTTGATGGTGGGTTTGAAGCTCTTTCCACCGGATTGAAAGGAAGGTATTTGGATTCTTTAGCGATTCTTAATGTGAATCCCTTTTTGAACAAGGATGATTTAGGGCTAGATACATTAACATATGTGAAGCTAGGAACTAACTCGACAACCTCTTTTTCCGCAGTGAAGGTTTCACCACATGATACGGAACTAGACGCAACAGTGGTCTTGGGTAATCAACTTGGTGATGTGTTTTTCGTAAAGGGACTTCCCTATTCTCCGTCTTCTACAAAAATTGATAATGATCAACTTCCTGTTGGATACATTTCTTCCATTGATATTGGGGAAACTAATGAAGAGCTTGTGGTCAGCTTTTCCAATTACGGAGTAACCTCTGTGTGGTACACAAGCGATGGTGGCGAAACCTGGAAAAATATTGAACGAAATCTACCAGATATACCCGTTAGAGATGCTAAGTTCAATCCATTGAATCGTGACAAGGTGATAATTGCAACTGAAATTGGAATTTGGGGTTTGGAAAGTATTGAGGATGAAGAAGAGCAATGGCAAGCATACAACGACGGACTTCCAAATGTAAGGGTAGACATGTTTCAGTTAAGAGCTTCGGATAAAACAATTGCGTTAGCAACCCATGGAAGAGGTGTTTTCTTAGGAAAATTTGATCAGGGAGAAGACGTATTAGGAATAGATAATAAATTGGATGAACGAATTACTGTCTATCCTAATCCAACCTCGGATGAAGTCACTTTTAGCAGCCAAGTATCTCAAGTAGAAATTTTCTCCATAAATGGGCAGAAGCTTTATTCTATAGAAGTAGTGGACAATAGGCTTAGCCTTTCTTCTTTAAATCAGGGTGTATACTTCTTGAAGACCGTTACTAAGCAAGGCAAAAAAGAGACAATCAAGATTGTCAAAAAATAG
- a CDS encoding DNA-3-methyladenine glycosylase I, translating to MKTRCTWCANSFEEYVKYHDEEWGVPVHDDKKHFEFLILESAQAGLSWATILKKRDGYRNAFADFDVNTVAQYGDGMVEELLQDSSIIRNRLKIEAAINNAKRFIEVQKEFGSFNLYVWKFVNGKPIVNQWKSMDEVPVTTDQSDALSKDLKKRGFKFVGSTTMYAHMQAIGLVNDHTIDCFRHQEINQ from the coding sequence ATGAAAACACGATGTACCTGGTGTGCCAACTCTTTTGAAGAATATGTGAAATATCATGATGAAGAATGGGGAGTTCCTGTACACGATGATAAAAAACATTTTGAGTTTTTAATCTTAGAAAGCGCTCAAGCAGGACTCAGTTGGGCAACTATTTTAAAAAAAAGAGACGGTTACAGAAATGCTTTTGCTGACTTTGACGTAAATACGGTAGCTCAGTATGGTGATGGAATGGTAGAAGAACTCCTTCAGGACTCATCCATTATCCGAAATAGGCTGAAAATTGAAGCGGCAATTAACAATGCGAAAAGATTCATTGAGGTACAGAAGGAGTTTGGGTCTTTTAATTTGTATGTATGGAAGTTTGTAAACGGAAAACCAATAGTCAATCAATGGAAATCAATGGATGAGGTACCTGTAACCACAGATCAGTCTGATGCACTATCAAAAGATCTGAAAAAGCGAGGGTTCAAATTTGTTGGGTCCACGACGATGTATGCACATATGCAAGCAATAGGTTTAGTAAACGACCACACCATTGACTGTTTTCGACATCAGGAAATAAACCAGTAA
- a CDS encoding DUF3667 domain-containing protein gives MERICKNCEKKLDNEFKYCPSCGQEHKDKVVHFKQFILDFLGDYFTFDSLIIRSVKPLLIKPGFLTNEFIVGRRVRYIPPLRLFIFISIIFFLILGPVEKTVALERNEEAEFLDNFFNVWFPRLFFLLLPLFALFLYMLFRKPGRFYLTHFIFSIHLHAFIFVLLTLMVVLIDYIFPSSVFLSQWSLIITMFLLQLYLLIALKRVYDQKWLTTFFKLLMVNIMYVVSAMIIFSGAAALIFYM, from the coding sequence TTGGAAAGAATTTGTAAAAACTGTGAGAAAAAACTCGATAACGAGTTTAAATACTGTCCTTCTTGCGGACAGGAACACAAAGACAAAGTAGTTCATTTTAAGCAATTCATCCTTGACTTTCTAGGAGACTATTTTACTTTCGACTCATTAATCATACGTAGTGTAAAGCCCCTTTTAATAAAACCGGGCTTTCTCACAAACGAATTTATTGTAGGCCGCAGAGTTCGATACATTCCTCCGCTGAGGCTCTTTATCTTTATCAGCATTATCTTCTTTTTGATTTTGGGGCCTGTAGAAAAAACGGTAGCACTGGAAAGAAATGAGGAGGCAGAATTTCTGGATAATTTTTTCAATGTGTGGTTTCCAAGGCTCTTTTTTCTGCTTTTACCACTGTTTGCCCTGTTTCTTTACATGCTTTTTCGGAAGCCAGGAAGATTCTATCTCACACACTTTATTTTCTCAATTCATTTGCATGCATTCATCTTTGTTCTCTTGACACTTATGGTGGTCTTGATTGATTATATCTTTCCGAGTAGTGTCTTTCTAAGTCAATGGTCTTTGATTATCACGATGTTTCTTCTTCAGCTCTATTTGTTAATTGCCCTGAAAAGAGTCTATGATCAAAAGTGGCTTACTACATTTTTCAAGCTACTGATGGTAAACATCATGTATGTGGTTTCTGCCATGATCATCTTCAGCGGTGCAGCAGCACTGATCTTTTATATGTAA
- a CDS encoding response regulator, which translates to MNDRPAILYIDDEEANLLLFRVSFEGERDVLVASTPEEGLRKLDENRARIKAVISDMHMPQMNGVQFIQKAQEKNNDIPYFILSGYAFNDEIDQALRQKTIKKFFTKPFDRKEIEDSLKSTNGS; encoded by the coding sequence ATGAACGATAGACCAGCGATCCTTTATATAGACGATGAAGAAGCCAACTTACTTCTCTTTCGAGTATCATTTGAAGGAGAAAGAGATGTGCTTGTAGCCAGTACCCCGGAAGAAGGATTGAGAAAACTTGATGAGAATCGTGCGAGAATAAAGGCAGTCATTAGCGATATGCATATGCCACAAATGAATGGGGTTCAATTCATCCAAAAAGCACAGGAAAAAAATAATGACATTCCGTATTTCATTTTAAGTGGATACGCTTTCAACGATGAAATAGATCAGGCACTTAGGCAAAAGACCATAAAGAAGTTTTTTACAAAACCATTTGATCGGAAGGAGATAGAAGACTCTCTGAAAAGTACCAACGGCTCTTAA